The following are encoded in a window of Thermococcus sp. genomic DNA:
- a CDS encoding ribonuclease P protein component 4, protein MGKKFLRKKEQREKKKIARERVETLFTLAERVFPYSPELANRYVEIALAVQQKAKIRLPRKWKRRYCKRCHSFLVPGKNAQVRLRSRPYPHVVIKCLNCGHIMRYPYLKEKKARRKKS, encoded by the coding sequence GTGGGAAAGAAATTCCTCAGGAAGAAGGAGCAGAGGGAAAAGAAGAAAATAGCAAGGGAGAGGGTGGAGACGCTGTTTACCCTCGCCGAGAGGGTTTTTCCCTACAGCCCTGAGCTGGCCAACAGGTACGTTGAGATAGCACTCGCTGTTCAGCAGAAGGCAAAGATAAGGCTTCCAAGGAAGTGGAAGCGCCGTTACTGTAAAAGATGCCACTCTTTTCTCGTCCCGGGAAAAAACGCACAGGTCAGGCTGAGGAGCAGACCCTATCCCCATGTAGTTATTAAATGCCTTAACTGTGGCCACATAATGCGGTATCCATACCTCAAAGAGAAAAAGGCAAGAAGGAAGAAAAGCTAA